A genomic segment from Planctomycetia bacterium encodes:
- a CDS encoding YHS domain-containing protein, which translates to MLETKPKDRRLYAKTFQVGATREGESLAGAAKSSGPECVVSGGLGTTKVMHKGETYYVCCSGCLDAFKDDPEKYIKEFKAKKK; encoded by the coding sequence ATGCTGGAAACCAAACCGAAAGATCGCCGGTTGTATGCCAAGACGTTTCAGGTGGGGGCAACACGCGAAGGAGAATCGCTGGCAGGTGCAGCCAAATCCAGCGGGCCAGAATGTGTCGTCAGCGGCGGGCTGGGCACCACCAAAGTAATGCACAAAGGCGAGACCTATTACGTCTGTTGTTCTGGCTGCCTGGATGCGTTCAAGGATGATCCGGAGAAGTATATCAAGGAGTTTAAGGCGAAGAAGAAGTGA
- a CDS encoding methyltransferase domain-containing protein, giving the protein MPPEVKTFTKTRKSARTTLAAKYLTGQGMEIGALARPVAALHTQVQYYDRCSENELAELYPHLADWLIPLDGITDIESISAIEDQSQDFVIACRVLEYSSNVLASFHAIRRVLRPGGIAYLSVSDKRKTADRHRPVTPLGHLAADFVHGPGGSWTGHLEEWATFIEHGAGDDPEQRMLLAVQHAQRIRQHVWTPCAWLELLLEVQKGMGFELKSWHVTSREILTILVRN; this is encoded by the coding sequence ATGCCGCCCGAAGTAAAAACGTTCACGAAAACGAGAAAGTCGGCGCGTACCACGCTAGCTGCCAAGTATCTGACTGGTCAGGGCATGGAGATTGGCGCCCTAGCCCGGCCAGTTGCTGCACTACATACGCAGGTGCAGTACTACGACCGATGCTCAGAAAACGAACTGGCTGAACTCTATCCTCACCTTGCAGATTGGCTGATTCCGCTCGATGGCATCACTGACATCGAATCGATTTCAGCCATCGAAGATCAATCACAGGACTTCGTCATCGCCTGCCGCGTGCTTGAATATTCAAGTAATGTGCTGGCTTCTTTCCATGCCATCCGCCGGGTGCTTCGTCCGGGAGGCATTGCTTACTTGAGTGTTTCCGACAAACGCAAGACGGCGGATCGTCACCGGCCTGTCACACCGCTGGGGCACCTGGCTGCAGATTTTGTACATGGCCCCGGCGGTTCGTGGACCGGCCATCTGGAAGAGTGGGCCACTTTCATTGAACACGGAGCTGGCGATGATCCGGAACAGCGCATGCTGTTGGCCGTGCAACATGCCCAACGAATTCGACAACATGTCTGGACGCCCTGCGCCTGGCTTGAATTGCTTCTGGAAGTACAAAAAGGGATGGGCTTTGAACTGAAAAGCTGGCATGTCACCAGCCGGGAAATTCTGACCATTCTGGTGAGAAATTAG
- a CDS encoding DUF433 domain-containing protein, translating into MEHIVIDPKILSGKPIIRGTRLAVEFIVDLLAQGWSFEQIEDNYPGIHREHILACLEYAHQVLNQERIYPIPASV; encoded by the coding sequence ATGGAACACATAGTCATTGATCCAAAGATTCTATCTGGCAAGCCAATCATTCGAGGCACTCGATTGGCTGTTGAGTTCATTGTTGATTTGCTTGCTCAGGGTTGGTCATTCGAACAGATTGAAGACAACTATCCCGGAATACACCGCGAACACATTTTAGCCTGTCTGGAATATGCTCATCAGGTTCTGAATCAGGAACGTATCTATCCAATACCGGCATCAGTATGA
- a CDS encoding acetyl ornithine aminotransferase family protein → MWQFDNQTVPSLKMPLPGPKAKSFLERDSKVVSPSYTRGYPLVVERGSGCVIEDVDGNLFLDCTAGIAVTSTGHCHPEVVQVINDQANKLIHMSGTDFYYEPQIMLAERLAALAPGKSPKKVFFTNSGTESIEAALKLARHSTGRPNVIAFFGSFHGRTYGSMSLSASKLVHRKRFAPLVPHIHHVNYPRQCQVNCSVGSCACIQQIEQTVFKRTAAPDEVAAIFVEPIQGEGGYHAAPASFLQSLRKLCDQHGILMVADEIQCGMGRTGKMFALEHAGVEADITCLAKGIASGLPLGAIVARNSIMSWPPGSHASTFGGNPIACRAALKTIDLLEREYLANTVARGEELRAGLNQIAAKHPQTLQNVRGPGLMIAVDVMKDGHHNVELRNKIENTCFDHGLLILGCGESGLRLCPPLCITSAQIQTAVRILGEVVSKVSP, encoded by the coding sequence ATGTGGCAATTCGATAACCAGACTGTCCCCTCTCTCAAGATGCCGTTGCCTGGCCCGAAGGCGAAAAGTTTTCTGGAGCGGGATTCCAAGGTGGTCTCCCCTTCGTACACCCGTGGCTACCCGCTGGTGGTGGAGCGAGGCAGCGGCTGTGTCATCGAAGATGTGGATGGCAACCTGTTTCTCGATTGCACCGCGGGCATTGCGGTTACTTCTACCGGGCATTGCCATCCGGAAGTGGTGCAGGTTATCAATGATCAGGCGAACAAGCTCATTCACATGTCGGGAACTGATTTTTACTACGAGCCACAGATCATGCTGGCAGAAAGGCTCGCAGCACTGGCACCAGGCAAATCACCCAAGAAAGTTTTCTTTACCAACAGCGGCACGGAATCCATTGAAGCTGCCTTGAAACTGGCCAGGCACTCTACCGGCAGGCCGAACGTCATTGCCTTTTTTGGCTCATTCCATGGCAGAACGTATGGCTCCATGTCGCTTTCGGCATCGAAACTGGTGCATCGTAAACGCTTTGCTCCGCTGGTACCACACATTCATCACGTCAATTATCCTCGCCAATGTCAAGTAAACTGCTCTGTTGGCAGTTGTGCCTGTATCCAGCAGATCGAACAAACGGTATTCAAAAGAACAGCAGCACCTGATGAAGTTGCTGCCATTTTTGTTGAACCCATTCAGGGCGAAGGTGGTTACCATGCTGCTCCTGCCTCGTTTCTTCAATCACTGAGAAAACTGTGCGACCAGCATGGCATCCTGATGGTGGCTGATGAAATACAGTGTGGCATGGGCCGGACCGGTAAAATGTTTGCATTGGAGCATGCCGGGGTTGAAGCGGACATCACCTGCCTGGCTAAAGGTATTGCCAGCGGATTACCTCTTGGCGCGATTGTAGCCAGGAATTCCATCATGAGTTGGCCTCCGGGCAGTCATGCCAGCACCTTCGGTGGTAATCCGATTGCCTGCCGGGCTGCTCTGAAAACCATTGACCTACTGGAACGTGAATACCTGGCCAACACGGTGGCACGGGGCGAAGAACTGCGGGCTGGTTTGAATCAGATTGCAGCGAAACACCCGCAAACGCTGCAGAATGTGCGTGGCCCGGGGCTGATGATTGCTGTCGACGTTATGAAAGATGGACATCACAATGTGGAGCTTCGTAACAAGATCGAAAACACCTGTTTCGATCACGGCCTGCTGATTCTGGGCTGCGGTGAAAGCGGCTTGCGACTCTGTCCTCCGCTATGCATCACTTCCGCACAGATTCAAACCGCCGTGCGGATTCTTGGCGAAGTGGTGTCCAAGGTGTCACCATAG
- a CDS encoding rRNA pseudouridine synthase — protein MIRLNKFMADAGVGSRRYCDQLILRGRVEINGVKVSELGTKVDPTHKVTVDGKLLKPQKHVYWVVNKPKGYLCTNHDPGGRPIVLDLIPHVEERVYTVGRLDDDSEGLLLLTNDGDLALKLTHPRFGITKTYVVLVAGIATDEELQRMTKGVRLSEGIAKAMRVERIARQGNASLLKVVLSEGKNREIRRMLAKLGHKVMELRREAIGPIRIDRLKRGKCRKLSQVELDGLKRMVAKK, from the coding sequence ATGATCCGTCTCAATAAGTTTATGGCAGATGCAGGTGTCGGTTCCCGCCGTTACTGCGATCAGTTGATTCTGCGGGGACGGGTCGAAATCAACGGCGTGAAAGTCAGTGAACTGGGAACCAAGGTCGATCCCACGCATAAGGTAACCGTCGATGGCAAGCTGCTGAAGCCGCAGAAACATGTTTACTGGGTGGTGAATAAGCCTAAGGGCTATTTGTGTACCAATCACGATCCTGGAGGCCGACCCATTGTGCTGGACCTGATTCCACACGTAGAAGAACGCGTCTATACCGTCGGCCGACTGGATGATGATAGCGAAGGTTTGTTGCTGCTGACGAACGATGGCGACTTGGCACTGAAGCTGACGCATCCCCGTTTTGGCATCACCAAGACCTATGTCGTGCTGGTGGCAGGCATTGCCACCGATGAAGAATTGCAACGGATGACCAAGGGTGTGCGATTGAGTGAGGGCATCGCCAAGGCAATGCGCGTTGAACGGATTGCCAGGCAAGGGAATGCATCCCTTTTGAAAGTCGTTCTTTCCGAAGGTAAGAACCGTGAAATCCGCCGCATGCTTGCCAAGCTCGGGCACAAGGTGATGGAACTACGCCGCGAAGCCATCGGTCCGATCCGAATCGACCGTCTCAAACGAGGCAAGTGCCGCAAGTTGAGCCAGGTAGAATTGGACGGTCTCAAGCGGATGGTAGCGAAGAAGTAA
- a CDS encoding PQQ-like beta-propeller repeat protein, with amino-acid sequence MSKPPETRSWWKRWRVPIIVLLFPVFFIILELLWEQNDWNPGMLMPVNMAMTISVMLAPVIIIVWFFLIARFSRLTRILVLLLLLLFAGAAFALVRLIEFDGKMRPIVYFRWDELPQDHLLALQVGPLEVPLDASVGSEDSPYFRGMYHDGTTPGSPENSDWARQELQKLWQFPLGGGHAGISVGGMIAVTIEQRDEYEVIVAYDSMNGKARWVHQYQSKFHHSEPMGGDGPRTTPVIYQGMVYVLGAQGHLHCLQANTGKVMWSTNILVDAGARNLEWGMSGSPLVLQDRIYVNPGIDPEKNTDRAVICYDRLTGKQIWARGNDGAGYASLMYVKLAGVDQLLQFDAAGLKGIDLNDGKQLWLYPWRTSFDMNCAQPIVTGEDTVFLSSEVSNGGALVKVSQEGGQWKVNELWKTKYMGIKFTNAVLHEGYIYGLSNGYLTCINVKTGERIWKARQSYGNGQVLIAGSVLVITTEQGQLALAEANPGQFNELKRLPVFSGRTWNVPAIARGRLYMRNHQEMACIKLW; translated from the coding sequence AACATGGCCATGACCATCAGCGTGATGTTGGCGCCTGTCATCATTATCGTCTGGTTTTTCCTTATCGCTCGTTTTTCAAGGCTTACCAGAATCCTGGTATTGCTGTTGCTTCTGCTATTTGCGGGTGCAGCTTTTGCCCTGGTCAGGCTGATTGAATTTGATGGCAAAATGCGGCCGATTGTTTATTTCCGCTGGGATGAACTGCCTCAGGATCATTTGCTTGCCTTACAGGTTGGCCCACTGGAAGTGCCTCTCGATGCATCAGTAGGCAGTGAAGACAGTCCCTATTTTCGCGGCATGTATCACGATGGCACGACGCCAGGCTCGCCAGAGAACAGCGACTGGGCCAGACAGGAACTGCAGAAACTCTGGCAATTTCCCTTAGGTGGAGGTCACGCTGGCATATCTGTCGGTGGCATGATAGCTGTGACGATTGAACAGCGGGACGAATATGAAGTGATTGTTGCCTACGATTCTATGAATGGCAAAGCCCGCTGGGTGCATCAATATCAGTCGAAGTTCCATCACTCTGAACCAATGGGGGGCGATGGGCCACGCACCACGCCTGTCATTTACCAGGGCATGGTGTATGTGCTGGGAGCGCAGGGGCATCTGCATTGTCTGCAGGCCAACACGGGCAAAGTCATGTGGTCGACCAACATTCTCGTCGATGCAGGCGCCCGCAATCTCGAATGGGGCATGTCCGGGTCGCCTCTTGTCCTACAGGATAGAATCTACGTGAACCCGGGGATTGATCCGGAAAAGAATACAGATCGTGCTGTCATCTGCTACGACCGCCTGACCGGCAAACAGATCTGGGCCAGAGGCAACGATGGAGCTGGCTATGCATCACTCATGTATGTCAAGCTGGCAGGGGTGGACCAGTTGCTCCAGTTTGATGCTGCTGGGCTGAAAGGCATTGACCTGAACGATGGCAAACAACTCTGGCTGTATCCCTGGCGGACATCATTTGATATGAATTGCGCTCAGCCCATTGTTACCGGCGAAGATACCGTTTTCCTTTCATCGGAAGTTTCCAATGGTGGAGCTTTGGTGAAAGTCAGCCAGGAAGGCGGTCAGTGGAAAGTGAACGAGCTCTGGAAAACCAAATACATGGGCATCAAGTTCACCAATGCCGTACTGCACGAGGGATACATCTATGGCCTGAGCAACGGCTACCTGACCTGCATCAACGTAAAAACGGGTGAACGAATCTGGAAAGCCCGACAAAGTTATGGCAACGGACAGGTGTTGATTGCTGGTTCGGTGCTGGTCATAACAACTGAACAGGGACAATTGGCTCTCGCGGAAGCCAATCCGGGGCAATTCAATGAGCTGAAGCGCTTGCCTGTCTTTTCAGGCAGAACCTGGAATGTGCCTGCCATCGCACGAGGCCGATTGTATATGCGTAACCATCAGGAAATGGCCTGCATCAAACTATGGTGA
- a CDS encoding DUF1501 domain-containing protein yields the protein MNLPIKDWINESTFHDYVRSETRRQFFARGLSVVGTAALASLMGVKSFAGEGTKTGIGASLPETHFPAKCKNIIYLHMVGGPPQMDLFDYKPKMNDFYDKDLPDSIRQGQRLTTMTSGQARFPIAPSKYKFQQYGKSGMWLSELLPNKAKMVDDLCFIRSMHTEAINHEPAITYIQTGNQVTGKPCLGAWMSYGLGSLNQNLPTFVVMVANPSNTEQVQAISARLWQSGYLPGEHAAVSFRSAGDPILYINNPPGVPSDIRRKTLDGLKQLNEMNYKLVGDPETHTRIQQYEMAFRMQTSVPELTAINKEPESTFKLYGDEARKPGSFANTALMARRLVERGVRFVQIYHNNWDTHGNVAGRLPSQCKDVDQACYGLIQDLKSRSMLDSTMVIWGGEFGRTIYSQGQLSKTNYGRDHHPRCFTMWMAGGGMKPGTVYGETDDFSYNIVKDPVHIRDFHATILNRLGIDHERFTYRFQGLDQKLTGVEPAQVIKDLIT from the coding sequence ATGAACCTCCCTATCAAAGACTGGATCAACGAATCCACCTTCCACGATTATGTTCGTTCCGAAACCCGTCGGCAGTTCTTTGCCCGCGGTCTGAGCGTGGTAGGCACCGCGGCCCTTGCCAGCCTAATGGGTGTGAAGAGTTTTGCCGGCGAAGGCACCAAGACAGGTATCGGTGCTTCGCTGCCGGAAACACATTTCCCAGCCAAATGCAAGAACATCATCTATCTGCACATGGTCGGCGGTCCGCCACAGATGGACCTCTTCGATTATAAGCCGAAGATGAACGATTTTTATGATAAAGACCTGCCCGATTCGATCCGCCAAGGCCAGCGTCTGACAACCATGACGAGTGGCCAGGCACGTTTTCCCATTGCACCGTCCAAGTACAAGTTTCAACAGTACGGCAAAAGCGGTATGTGGCTGAGTGAATTACTGCCGAATAAAGCCAAGATGGTGGATGACCTCTGTTTCATCCGCAGCATGCACACCGAGGCGATCAACCACGAACCAGCTATCACCTACATTCAGACAGGCAACCAGGTGACGGGCAAGCCCTGCCTGGGCGCCTGGATGTCTTATGGTCTGGGTTCGCTCAATCAGAACCTCCCTACTTTCGTGGTGATGGTGGCCAACCCATCCAATACCGAACAGGTGCAGGCGATCTCAGCCCGTCTGTGGCAATCGGGCTATCTGCCTGGTGAGCATGCTGCTGTTTCATTCCGTTCTGCTGGCGATCCCATTCTTTACATCAACAACCCGCCCGGCGTGCCCAGCGATATTCGCCGCAAGACGCTGGATGGCCTGAAGCAACTTAACGAAATGAATTACAAGCTGGTGGGCGATCCCGAAACGCATACCCGCATTCAGCAGTACGAAATGGCGTTTCGCATGCAGACCAGTGTGCCCGAACTGACTGCCATCAACAAAGAACCCGAATCGACATTCAAACTCTATGGCGACGAAGCCAGGAAACCCGGCTCCTTCGCCAACACAGCCCTGATGGCCCGCAGGCTCGTCGAACGCGGCGTTCGCTTCGTGCAGATTTATCACAACAACTGGGATACGCATGGCAACGTGGCAGGCCGCCTGCCCAGCCAGTGCAAGGATGTTGACCAGGCCTGTTACGGCTTGATCCAGGACCTGAAATCGCGAAGCATGCTCGATAGTACCATGGTCATCTGGGGCGGCGAGTTTGGCAGAACGATTTACTCGCAAGGCCAACTCAGCAAGACCAATTACGGCCGCGATCATCACCCCCGCTGCTTCACCATGTGGATGGCAGGCGGCGGCATGAAGCCCGGCACCGTCTACGGTGAAACCGACGACTTCAGCTACAACATCGTCAAAGACCCGGTCCACATCCGCGACTTCCATGCTACGATTTTGAATCGACTGGGTATTGATCACGAACGCTTCACCTACCGTTTCCAAGGCTTGGATCAGAAACTCACCGGCGTAGAACCGGCGCAGGTGATTAAGGATTTGATTACGTAG
- a CDS encoding aldehyde dehydrogenase family protein codes for MSQHVAPPTFQGHHLIGGNKDSGSQTFQSTSPADSRVVIGQFPKATVAEANAAVAAARAAYPNWRRQSRVYRAELFDNLAQIIKRETDNLARLMAWECGKIFNECRAEVIEGLHMVQYVFGLGRMPNGDVISSEIPEKDAFMRRKPWGVAAVITPWNFPFAVPLWMLGPSLLEGNTAVFKPSEDTPAIGQRLVELFLEAGFPEGVINLVHGDGVAGEALVRNKEVNIVLFTGSYEVGHKIQQISADFYDRIVASEMGSKSAVIICEDARLDLAVTCAVLAGFKTSGQRCVSAGRMLVHEKIFDQFADRYISAVKRLNIGHPLDLSNFTGPVINEAAVKKTLSYNELAKQEKATVLLDGGRMTDSEHGHGCFLSPFVYRQEHVPGKRTVREEVFGPHVALVPFKDDADAVRIYNDVEYGLSMAVITEDFRKMRYYREECEFGMGYVNLPCIGAEVHLPFGGVKKSGNGHPSAAALTEAVTHKIAWTVNHAEEVKMAQGLKAEVG; via the coding sequence ATGAGTCAGCACGTTGCACCTCCAACCTTTCAGGGACATCATCTGATTGGTGGGAACAAGGATTCAGGTTCTCAGACATTTCAAAGCACCAGCCCGGCAGACAGCCGCGTCGTTATCGGCCAGTTTCCCAAGGCAACTGTTGCGGAAGCTAATGCAGCAGTAGCTGCAGCGCGGGCTGCTTACCCGAACTGGCGTCGCCAAAGTCGCGTTTACCGGGCTGAACTGTTCGACAACCTGGCACAGATCATCAAGCGTGAGACAGACAACCTCGCTAGACTGATGGCATGGGAATGTGGCAAAATCTTCAACGAATGCCGGGCTGAAGTGATCGAAGGGCTGCACATGGTGCAGTACGTTTTCGGCCTGGGCCGCATGCCCAATGGCGATGTCATATCCAGCGAAATACCAGAAAAAGATGCTTTCATGCGGCGTAAGCCGTGGGGCGTGGCTGCGGTCATCACGCCGTGGAACTTCCCGTTTGCTGTGCCCCTGTGGATGCTCGGGCCATCGCTGCTGGAAGGCAACACTGCCGTTTTCAAACCCAGCGAAGATACACCTGCTATTGGTCAGCGATTAGTGGAACTCTTCCTCGAAGCAGGTTTCCCTGAAGGCGTTATCAACCTGGTGCATGGTGACGGCGTGGCGGGCGAAGCTCTTGTTCGCAACAAGGAAGTGAACATTGTTCTGTTCACGGGAAGTTACGAAGTAGGTCACAAGATTCAGCAGATCTCTGCCGATTTCTATGATCGCATTGTCGCCAGTGAAATGGGTTCCAAATCTGCAGTTATCATCTGTGAAGATGCAAGGCTCGATCTGGCAGTAACCTGTGCGGTGCTCGCGGGGTTCAAAACCAGTGGGCAGCGCTGTGTATCCGCAGGCCGCATGCTCGTTCATGAAAAGATTTTTGATCAGTTTGCAGATCGATACATCAGCGCGGTGAAGCGATTGAACATTGGCCATCCGCTTGACTTGTCCAATTTCACCGGACCTGTCATCAATGAAGCTGCAGTGAAGAAAACGCTCAGCTATAACGAGCTGGCCAAGCAAGAAAAGGCCACCGTTCTGCTGGATGGCGGTCGCATGACAGATAGCGAACATGGGCATGGTTGCTTTCTGTCGCCATTTGTGTATCGGCAGGAGCATGTGCCTGGCAAACGTACCGTGCGTGAAGAAGTGTTTGGCCCGCATGTGGCTCTGGTGCCTTTCAAGGATGATGCCGATGCGGTACGGATTTACAACGATGTGGAATATGGCCTGTCGATGGCGGTGATAACTGAAGATTTCCGCAAAATGCGTTATTACCGAGAGGAATGCGAATTTGGCATGGGCTATGTCAATCTGCCTTGCATTGGAGCTGAAGTCCATTTACCATTTGGCGGAGTGAAGAAGAGTGGCAATGGCCATCCTTCTGCTGCAGCGCTCACTGAAGCGGTGACCCACAAGATCGCCTGGACGGTGAATCATGCAGAGGAAGTGAAGATGGCTCAGGGTTTGAAAGCAGAAGTCGGTTAA
- a CDS encoding DUF5615 family PIN-like protein, whose translation MKLLANENFPRVIVEALAASGYDIRWVRSDAPGIADEEILQWSVKETRVLLTFDKDFGELTFRSGKDASAGVIPFRIKLRDLAFATQFVLSTFSSRDDWDCHFSVISYKNIRMHPLP comes from the coding sequence ATGAAACTGCTCGCCAATGAGAACTTTCCAAGAGTCATCGTAGAAGCCTTGGCTGCTTCTGGTTACGACATTCGCTGGGTACGTTCCGATGCACCGGGTATTGCTGATGAAGAAATACTGCAATGGTCAGTCAAAGAAACGAGAGTTCTGCTGACTTTCGATAAGGACTTTGGAGAACTAACATTTCGCTCTGGCAAAGATGCCTCGGCTGGTGTCATTCCGTTTCGAATCAAACTTCGTGATCTTGCATTCGCCACTCAGTTTGTACTCAGCACCTTCTCAAGTCGAGATGACTGGGACTGTCACTTTTCTGTTATTTCGTACAAGAACATCCGCATGCATCCACTGCCCTGA